The genomic stretch ATCAGTTCTTAAGGAAGCCTTTTCAATTCTTTTATCAGAAGTTTTTTTCATTAGCAACAATATCCTTAATAATtcaatatgtaaaattttaattgtgtcatgaatatcttctttttgtttggaACCATACAGCAGAGAATTTATTAAAACACCTGTGTTTTGGGTATGCAAATCTATGAACAAACTACAAACATTGAGCACGGTATTGCATTCAGGAATGTACTTTGGGCACCCCAACTCTAATCAAActataataatagcaacaatttcttcattcatgttagacaaaggactgaattATCTTTCCATAAAAATTAGATTTACAGAACTGATGTCATAAATGTAAAACACTAAAATTGATTTCTATGGATTTGTGCGATTTGTGGCAGTtgtctactttttaaagtttGCAGTTGGATGTgaattcctttcttattttaaataatactctCTTTTGCCTTTTGTTGCATTGGGTTTTTAAAGGAGCCTGTGGTTTGTAAGGTTTAGATCATACAAAACCTGGATGTGCTCTAAGCATCTTATGACAATTTGCCAAGGTGCAGGGTCACCAGAGTTCTCAATTTTCATACTCCCCTACCCTTCTTTTGTCATTATTTGGAAACCCAGTGACCTCTTCTCTGGAAACCGCATATAGGGAGATGTGAGTATCTTCACACAGCCGGTGTAAATTATTCAGACTCAGAGATATCAGACCTCACAGAGCACTTTATTAGGAGTCACCAGAGGTTTCGGAGGGATGAAGAGGGACCCTGAATATTGAAGAGATAACAGCCTCACGCTGAGAAAGAGTCAAAGGGTGGACACTATGTTTGAAGAGAAGCTGAACTGGAGAATGGGGGTAAGCAAATCCCTGGATTCCATTACTGAAACGGTCACGTCTCAGTGGCTGGCATATGACCTTGGAAGCCAATATGGAACATCAGTCACGCACATGGAGAGTCCTGTGTTACGAGCCAAATCCTGGAGGTGGTGCCAGCTCCACCCTATCCTATCCAGGAAGACGAGTCTGTAAAATAGCAGAACACAGGTGAGTGACCACATCTTGGAGTGAATGTAAAAAAGGAGGTGggattatttttacttcttttggcaGGACGTGAAAACAGCAGTGAGGTGAGTTTGGGGGTTCCCAGAGTGATAAGACATTCTGATTTGTCAGTAGAGCCCCAGTTCATGTCTGTTGTCACAGCTTAAttattaatggcaatctttttcTATTCCCCAAATTGATTTGGGTTGACCAATAAAGTATATGGTTGCCCTGGCCTTAAGTCACCTTTAAAAGGAAGCGATGTGGTGACAAGTTTTGGTGAGAAGTAATGGCCTGTGGTGATTGGCTGGTGAGTGGTGTCCAGGGCTGGGCTTCCTTGTGACTTGTTTGGAACACTCCATCACTTTTGTTTCCTCTCTGTACCCACTATTCACCTCATATTTGCCAATTTCCCCTTGCCTGTTGCTGTCCTTCCTATCCTGTCTTCCCCAAATATCCTTCTACTCACACTTGTGCAAGGTGCATTCTCACCTCCTGATTCAAGCTGGTTCTTCAGCCCCAGGGCTACCAATATCTTGAAATGCACTAATTCCCAGATCTCTCAATGTAGGTCTGGTGAGTATGGGAGGAGTCTGGGACCCATGAGACTTACATCTTTTTTTGCAAATGACCAAGCAGATAGCTTCAGATGGGAAGTTGTTAGGATTCCCTTGGCAACCTCCATAGATGAATCTGGAGCAGAGCTCAGTTTCTTTATCATACCACCAGCGTGGAAGATAGGCAAAGCAGGGGCCAGTTTCCTTTGGCATACTACATACATCTAGGGAGAGCACAGAGAATAGGTGTTTGAATGCCTGTTTTCCTGGAGAATGTCCACCTCCCCTTTCCTCTGTCCTATGCCTGCTTTGTCTCCTCTGTGAGTCATACATTTGGCTCAGAGCTCTGCTCCAGATTAGTGTGAACCTCGATTAAAGGCTAAAGTGTTTACCTCTTTTGTCTTTGACTTCCTTATCTgtaagatgagaaaataaaataccacCCTGCTTGTATGACAGGACTGTTATTGATGTGACAGGTATTATAGATGTGACACATAGCCTCTTTTATAGTGCCTCCCCAACATCTGGACAGCTAAATATCAATGGTCTTTTCTATTACAGGGCACTGTTTCCTTTCTGACACTTCCTTGAGAGCTTGTGTGGAGTTTCTAGTGGAGAGCACCAGTTTTTCAAATACTCTTGAGCAAAGAACAACCCTCTTCGGTCAGGGATGGTCATCCTCTTCCACCTTCACTCATCTTTGGGAGGAACATACATGGAGCAATAAGGGAGGAAGGAGGCACCCACCTAGCCAACCAGATCAGCCAAGTCAACCCTGGCAATCAATCGGTGACAGGTGTCACAGCCAAATTGCCCACACATTCATATGCCACTTTCTTAATTCAAGAAACGTTATCTTTTGCCAGGGTTGCCAGCAAAATCCACTAAGTGATCCCCAAGTCATTCTCAGTTGGCTCCACATTGGTTTCCAGAGAACTGATCCACTGGGTTCAAGACAAAGTTCTACCCAGAACACTCCAGAATCCACttctttctctccacttttttctcttttgctgcccCTAATCCTTTCAAACTTCATGCTTCAAAAATACCATTTCTTACACATCTCAATATGCCTTTTTACATGCCTCTTGTAAGTAGGGACACTCCTATTCAGTCTTTAAAACCCACCCCAGGCAGCAGCTCTTCTGTAATGTCTTTCCTGGATCCATTCATACcccttgcttttctttattgcttcttaaTCTTACACATTTATCACTTTTGTGATGtgcatttatcatttctatacacATGTATTACTTATTTGTTCTTACTTGTTACTTATTTGTTCTGACTCCTCCATGAGAATGTGAGATTTGGGGGGTAAAAACTATGTCTTATGTCATCTTGGTACAGCAGCTCCTAGACTATCATTTGGTATAGAGAGGATGTTCCAGAGAATTCatggtaaaaaaaatatatatatatatatcctaaacTTAAGCATGAATGAGTAACGGTTTTGCTCTAAGGGCTATGGGTACAAATACAGTGCTTTAGAACCTCACAGTCTGAGGGACAGCAAAGCAAccttttttgcatttattaaaagTGTCAGTCACTGTTCTTAGATTTTGACATATGTTAACATCTAATCTTATTTGATAGGCCTTCTTACTGTTCACattcagatgaggaaaatgagtctTAGAGAGGCTAAGTAACTTTCCTGAGGGCACACAGATGGTGAGGAATTTAAATGTAGACTATCTGTTAGGTGTACTGGTACACACTtgtataatcccagcagtcaggaggctgaggcaggaggattgcaagtgtgaggccagagtctcaaaacaaaaacaaaatccctaAATAAATGTAGATGATCCATTGCTCTTGGGATCAGTACCAGACCCTTGAACCCTCCTCCTCAGTCAGTCCAACTTTATCTCTCTCATCGTTCTCATCTCTTACCctgctttctttgttctctggtcTTTCTAGGTCTGAGTGTGCTGCCTCCTAGCACAGGGCATTGCCATATGCTGCCATCTGTGCCTGGAAGGTTACTCCCTCCAATATTTGCCTGCTATTGCCTATCATTTATATCTTACACCATCATGGATGCCAGGGGCACCAATACATACTCTTGAATGACAAAATTGATAAATAGTGGCAATGGTCTTCTTTAGAGCCCAACAAcatgggaagagaggaaagagtgaaggaggtcAGAGGTAGTCAGAGAAGGTAATCTCGATTTATACGTTGAGAGAAGCCCagagaaaaaagtcagaaaataccACCAACCATGTCTCTGTCTCTTACAGTTTTCTATAACCCAACACCCTGTTGGTATCGGATGGAATATACGTGGCTACTTGGCATCTCAGAAGATCACCAAAAATAGACAAGAGACCATATCTATATGATCCAGTACCCCCACCAATCTTACAGTAGGGGAACTGAGACCAAGTAAGGAAAAGCTGTGTTGTTCCCATCCTATACCAGAATGTTCAAAAATGAAAGTGTCGGGTCTCTTAAGGTCAGCGCTGACAAGATGGATCAAGAAGATGCATTGAGACTCTTGGTCAGACTGCATCCCTCAGTGACCCAGGAGAGGGGCTGGGGTAAGGTCAGTGCAGGAGGAAGGAGCAGAGAGCGTCAGGTGGTTGCGGGATCTGTGAGGTACCTTTCCTGAGGTCTAAGCATTTCTTTCCACAGCTGAACAGGCAACACTTCATGCTATCCGGGCAATGTCTGTGCCTCATACATTGGTTCCTTTCTTCGACTTCACATTTTATTCTGACTTTGGGACATGCCTCTGAGGGAAGAGAAGGTATGCTCCCATGAGGCCCTGAATGGGCCATTGCTCTCCCTTCTGAGGCCCAGAACACCACTGTACAGTTGGGGAAGTTTCTTTACCCCTCACCTGTCCCCAGAATGTAGTTAACCCTCAGGGGGCTTGGGATTCTCATACTAGCCAAATCTCCAAATGTAATCCCCTCCTACCCTTATCCTACCACCTATCAGGCTCCCGTGAGAAGGATGTGCTCATGGAGGACTATCTGGGTCACTTAGCCTTGCTCTGTTTTGTTGTCCCCTGGGGGTGCTGTAGTACTTTGGTGATTGAAATCTCCATTTCTGTGGTTTAGAATTCTGTGCAGCTCTTGGTATGGTAGGAACCCTCTCTGAACCTTCATTGCATTTGCCTGGAGGGTCATTTTAAAGGCGTATGGAACAAAGTTTGAAAAGCCTTCTCAAGCTGCCTGGGGCAAAATAATAACGACTAATATTGGTGAATTATTTCCTATGCACTTGGCTTTTTCTCTTTAGTCTTCATTACAAAGCTATGAGTAAGTCCTATTAGTATTCACATCTAATGAACAAAGGAATTTATGTATCGGCAGGTTATGTGAACTTGTCTAGGGACACACAGCTCTTCAGGAGTGAAGGCTGCATTTGAACCTGCAACTTATGCCTCCTACACATTCAGTTTCAACCACTACTTTTTAAGTGCTCAGTATATTTTTGCTACTAGTTGTGGAGTCTTCATATTTCAGTATTCCAAGAGTCTTTGGAAACTATTCTTTACCCCAAAGGCAAGGATCCTCTTGGGTGTGAGGAATGCTTTGAGACCTTCACTGGGAGGATTTGGGAGTTCATGTGGGAGGTTCTGGGAAGAGGCCTGTCCTTCAGGGAAAGTCCTTTGGGCTAGCCAGTTGCTAAAGTCTGTTTCATGAACTCTAGGTCCAGGCACCTCCAGGAAGAACTTCATGGAAAAATGGTGGGCATGTCATTGCCACAGTCTTAGGTCCCTGCATTCACGGGGACATCTTTCCAGGAGGCAAGGGGGCTGAAGTAATTATTCCAAATGCCCCCTCTCTCCTACCCAGGGTCCTGGCCAAGGTGAGAATCTATTCTTTGTTCCTTACTCCCCATCGAGTTCCCTCACTCCACGGAAAGGACTATGTTCCCCATACTTACTGAAAAAGAACCCATCCACCAGACCAGGTTCCTGGACACCCCCAAGGAAGATGAATGGGACAAGGAATGGCAGAAATCCAAAGAGTCTCATTTTAGGAATCAGTATCCTGAGTGGTGGCATCAAAACCAGGAGCAGCTGCTCAGCAGCTCTTGCATCTGCACTGTGGCTGCCCTGGGCCAACACTTCAGGAGATGACTTTGGTCACAAGCCAGCCGTGCTCTCTCTGCTGGGGAACACCAAGTCCCTAAGGCCATCAGTAGGACTATCTGGAACCTACACTGCTGACCCTGGAGGAAGGGGCTCTCAACAGGCTGCTCGTTTTCTAAGGCTCTCTGGTCTACCAGGGAGAAGGGTGCACTTGGCTTGGGTGTTCAAGACCCCTCTGCAGAAGGGATGTTTCACAGCCTGCCTTTTCCCAGGGGCAGTTTGGAGATCAAGAGTATCCTAGTTCTCATCTTTCTGATTTCCCTCTTCTCCTGGCatgtctatttttctgttttatttttctcactcttTGGTTTTCTCTTCTCTGCACCTCTGTATGTCTTTGAACTGTAcctggtttctttctctctctctctctctctcgttcttCACATTtcacttcccttctttcttctctctattTTCTTTGGTTCAccccttttctttattcattttcagagagtaaagaaactgtcaggaGTGGGGTTTGTGGAGGAAACAGATTGAACCAAGGTTGTAATCAGTCTTCAGAGTGTCTGGCAAGGTCATGGTCTTTTGAAGCAGGAAAGAATACTAGAGCTGAAAGAGAGCTTCTATCATCAGGTACAATTTAGCACAGGCAATGTAGGAAAGAAATAGTACAGTTTGCTATGGCTTCAGAATCAGCTGTAGCAGTGTGGTCTATTTTCCACCAATTGCCCCTGAATTTTTCCACCAAGGTAAGTCTTGAACTATTGGTAAGAGAGTACAGCagagtgccggtggctcacgcctgtatcctagctgcttgggaggctgagatcaggagaatcaaggtttgaggccagatgaggcaaatagtttaagatacccatctccaaaatacaaaggcaaaatagcctggagatgtggctcaaatggagaTGCCCTGTTTTGCATGGGCAAAACCccgaattcaaactccagtcagagagagagagaaagagaaagagagagaagacacatGTGGGATTCTGAGCAATGCAAGGGTAGACTGTAGTAGGGATTGCATGTCACACCCACCCCAGTGAACTTGGCTCACCTCTGATTTCACTGTAACTGTTTCAAGAAACAGTTTCAGGACACATTTTATCTTGAATCCATTGTTTAAAATGGAGGTAGAATTTACATCATACAGAATCAACCATTTTTCAGGACTTGGTGGTATGAGCctatattcccagcacttgggagactgaggctgatatgagttcaaggtcagcctgtgctaccgagcaagaccttgcctcaaaaaacaaattaaaaaaatcatcattttaagGTAAATAACTCAGTGATTTTTTAAGACATTCACAGGGGTGTACAATTATACCTCTATtagttataaaacatttttattactccAAATGAAAACCCAACACCCATTAGCAGTCACAGCCTGGCCATCCTTAAGCCACTCCAACCCCTGACAACTACTAATCCACTTTCTGTGACTATAGATTCACCTATTCTGTGtttcatatgaatggaatcacACAGTGTCCATTTTTGAGCTTCATTCACAGAATAGCTTGTATCGCTGCATTGTTTCTATTTATGGAGGAATAACATCCAGCGCACATGCATAGCCTCCCATGCGAACAGAGTCCCTAGCACCCGgctgtgggtttttttctgatttcCCAGGGGCTTGCTCAGCTTGTTCATGGAACAGTCAGAAAGAGTGGGGGATTTATGGCCCAGGCTTTTGGTGGAGGATGGGAATCACTGGATCGATACCTCAACATCCCCAGCAAGGGAGACaatgaagaaaatttgaagaTGTGTTTTCCATGGCTCATTGTTGATccccccctcccttctttcttttcttttcttttatggcagtgctatttgaactcagggcctcctggtTGTTAGGCACTCTCTGCACTTGAGCAACACCCTCAGccctcctttgttttctttagttatttttcagggagggtcttgtgtttttgcctggggctggcctcagaccatgatcctcctacccacagcctcctgtgtagttgggatcacaggggGCACTTCACTATACCCAGcctactgattgagatggggcatTACTAATTTTTTGCACAGGCCAAcctcaaaatgcaatcctcctgagctttgcctccaaagtagctggactCTTCTTTTCCTGAATCACTTCGTACTTCTTGGAGATCTCCCGTATAAGCAAACTACTTGTACTCACACCCATTGTCAGTTTCTGAGGCATCCACACTAAGGCATCATTCATGGGTCCTTGCTTTAAGAGTTTTACCAGCTTTTGAAGAAATAGAGGAGGTTAACAATACACCTGAAACTCTCATCTCTCAAGGTTCTGATTGTCTTCACTCCCTTAAATGGTGTCATGGGAAGTTTCAATGATGCCTGATTCTCTGCAAAGTGTAAAATGTCAAACAGTTATGAGTTACACAGACTCCAAGCACAGGACTAAACCAAGTACTTTACTGAGAAAAGCTAGGAGCTACACAGGGATAAACAGGGAGCTTTGGATGTTGGAGGTGAAGGGGTGAGGCACAGATATGGATGGGATCCAAATGGAAGGCATTAGTCATGGAAGGAGgtagagatggaggaaggggaggagtgcACTGCTGGGAAGAGACAAGGTCTTGGAGTGCTGACAGTGCAACAATGGAAGCCAACCTGGAACATCCGGCAGGTACACAGAGCTGGGAACAGGAGCCAAGCTTGATGGTCATTCTAGTGTATCCCTCATCCTTCAGGAAAAGGAGCCTGTTGAGAATGAAGGTATAAATGTGGCTGAGCATCCTGGGCTGAGCTTACCTGTGGAGGTAGAAGCTCTGTTTATCCATCACAGGAGGAGATGAAAAGTGgatctgctctttaaaggagaaaaaaatgagtgaaattgGATATTGGCAAAGAGGTCTGGGAGGACATTGATGGCTAGGAATGGTTGGCTGATCAAGGTGTCCAGTGCTAGGCTGCACGTTCTGTGATCCTTCTGCAGTTGGTCTCTGAGATCTCACCACGTCTGCGTTCTCCTTTGACTCCTCCCAAGCCCCCTCACTCTTGCTAGCTTTGATTCACCTCTATGTCCCTTTTTAGGGCATCCTCAGTGCCCTAAAAAGCCAGTCTCCCCTCTGCAAGGTGCAGTTTTGCCTCCTGATTGGAGCTTGTTCTGTTAGCAGTAAATCTGTCAAGCTGTCTTGGATTGAGCCAGTCAACACCTAGATGACTTGGTGGGAATGGGAGGCTGGGGCCCCAAGACTCACATCTTTTTCAGCAGGCATTCTGGTTGATGGTTTTGGTTTGGAAGTTGTTGTTTCCCTGGCAGCCACCATAGATGAAGTTGAGACCCCTGAGTGAGTGTCTGCATCTCTAGAGACAGGGTTGTTTGAGATAatacatttgcttttctttctttctttataacaATACTAGGGATTGAGCCAGGCCTTTGAGCACACAAGGCAAGGGCTGTAGTCCTGACCTACACCCCAGCCTGCAGATGTAAGTAGTTAAAAGGGGTACATTTGGACAGAGAAATTTGAGCAGAGACCCAGGGAGAATGTCATGTGGACATGAAGATGCATCTACAAGTCAAGGAATGCCAAAGATCACAGCACACCTGTAGAAGTGCATAAAGAGGCGTGGAACACATTTCTCCCTCATCCTAAGAAGGAACCATCCCTGCTGACACCTTTGTCTCAGCTTTTTAACCTATAGCACTTCAGGACAATACATGACAGCTGTTATAACCACCAATCTGTGGTACTCTGTTCCAGCAACTCTAGCAAACCCATATTGGTCTAAGTAAATGTTTAGTTCCATGAAGGTGAATCTCACAGGTAAATGAGGAAGTTTTGTTGATTTCAACCTCGTCCTAGCTCACCTCTCTGCCAAGCTCCTTAAGCCTCAGAGAATCACATCTCTgactgatccttctgcctcaggtcCTGACCCCTCTAGTCAATCATTCATGCAGTAGAAGGATCTGAGAGCTAAGCTGACCATGCGACTCTACAGATAAGACCTACCTGGATTTCACAACAAGGTCCTCCCAAGACTCACAGGGCTGTCACCCTCTGGCTTCCTCTGGGGCTCTGACCTCTTCTCCTGCCACAGTAAGCCACACGCTACAGCAACATTCAACACAGCATGCTAGCCACACCTCCATGCCTTGCACTGTAGCAGTCCTGCTCTTCCTTCAAAGTTTTTCTTGCGCACCAACTCCTTTGAGATTCTGGATCCCACAGCGCCACAGGTGCCTGACCCAGGCCTCATCTCTCTGCTTTGCTTCTGTCTTGTGTACATTTATCATTtgctttaagtcttcagttcctgaGACTGTGAGTCTCCAGAGTGCAGGAATTGTGTCTGAGTTCATCTTGGGCTTCCAACTCCTGGCACAGTATAGGACTTTACGGAATGCTGaggcaaaataaaatgtgaattggCCTGAACTTAGTAAACCACTGCTTTCAGGGACCAGGAAAAGGTATCATCTCTTCAGTTCTGAAGCTCTCaattaagaaaagcaaataatttaACCATATAGGTATCAGATGGCATCTCTCTAAGTACTTCATGAGCACCAATCTATTTGATCCTCAGTATAACTTTTAACACTGGTCCTTTCCTATTGCTGAATTTTGttgttcttaattttgtttttattttgtttttttgagacaggatcttatccCATAGCCCaatctgaccttgaacttgtgatccccctgccccagcctcctgcttGTTGAtcttacaggtgtgtgctaccatgccaggCTAACACTGGTCCTTTTATATctgagaggaaactgaggtatgCAAGGGAAAGTTGTTAATTTGCTCAAGCGTTTAAAAACACTGGTAAAACTGGAactcaaatttgaactcaggacaactGAGTTTAGAATTCCTCTTGTGCGGACATAGGAATGAATGGCTGTCACCCTCTTGCCTGCCTACTCTCCTCCATTGTAAAGTCCTAGGTACTCCCTAAATACCTTTCAAACTATCCCATTCTTGCCCATCCCTCAGCTACATCTCTAGTTGAAGCTACCTGTCCTTTCATCCTGAAGTCCTTTAAGATACTCTGTTCCTTCTATTTCCCTCTCGCACATTGGAGGCAAAGTAGAATCCTGGTTGTGTCACTGCCAGACCTCAATGGATTTCCATAGTTTTTAAGAGATTGAGATGAGACTTTCTTGTCTGACCCAGGCCTGAACTGTTTGATCCTTACCCACCAGGGATCTTCCCTGACCACACTCATGCCCACTCTGCAATCTGGGCTCCCTGGACCCACCCCCGAGCCTCGTGCCTGTGCCTGGTGAGCCCTTCCACCTTCCTTCCCCTCACATTACCCTCCATTCTGACCCCGTCCAGCTTTGCTTTCCCAGGGAAGCCCTTCCCAGTGTCCCTCACCACGGTGAGCAAGTCAAATCAAGTTatgggtgctatggtttggatgtggcttAAGTGTACCATCCCCAAGGTTCGTGGATTGGTGTCTTGGTCCCCAGAGTAGCAGCACCCTTAAGAGGTAAGAGGTAGATCCTTATGTCAGCTCGGGATGTGCCCTCAGAAGGGATCATGGGTCCCCAGACTCTGTTCTGTATTTCTCTTATAGGACTCAGAAAATCATGAGTGAAAGTAGCCAATAAACCAGCTGATTCAACCCCACTCCTGTAAGCATCACTTGTCTGGGGAAACAGGCCCAGGCATGACCTGATTGGATAAGACCATTGTTAATGTCACACAGTATTAGAGCAGCAATGAACCTAAATCCCAGGTCTCCCAAGTCACGAAGTCTTGATTCAGGGACAATGACAGCTCAGCTGGGCACAAGAGGACTTAGTTATTCAGGGGCTCTGAACCTTACCTTGTTGGAAgtctaaacatttttttccacagCTGAAATTGCAACACTTCTTCTTGTCCTGGCACTGTCTATCCTTCCTACACAGGTCCCTTTCCTTAAATTCACAGTACTCTCGAATTCTGAGTTATCTCCCTAGGGAAGGAGCAGTCCCTTCTCCATGGAAGAAGGGCACCCCTAGACTCAGGGACCCCAGGAAGGTCAAGGTGCATGAAACTCGATGTGCCTGTGTCCTCCCTCATGTGGCCCTGGGGAACACAAAGGGGTCACTGAGGTGTGGCCAAGGGGGAAGAGGTCCCCACCCTGGCTGGACTCGATTCTGTGGTGCATGACGGGCTTCCGGGCACGCACAGCAGGACATTGTTCCGGGCAGCCTGGGGATCCAGGGCGCAGCTTCCTTCCCAGGTGAGCTGAAGACCGCGGGGAATCCCGTGCTGCTCTCCGAGCTGCCTCTCAAGGCCTAAGCGCTCAGGCTACTCAGAGTCCCTCCCTTGCAGGAGAGCCTGGCCTGGTAGGACAACTCAGATTCCTACCCGCCCTGGCCGCAAAGGACTTTGCAGATTTAGAGAAAGCCTTAAGTCTGTAGAAGTGAGCAGCAGAGAATGACTTgttcttgcccaaggtcacaccgCCATCCCGTGGCTGGCTGAGGTTCTGTTTTACACTTTGCCACTTACTGGCTAAATGGTTTGAAGAAAGTCAGGATCCCTCTCTGGGCACCTCATCCTCCCTTGTTATCTTTAAAACTGTCTCTCTCACCATGAGGATGGAGAGAGCTGGAGGCACCCTCAGGGGCTTGCTGGAGGTCAAGTCCACCTGGCTGTGGACTCTGATCAGGGAAGGAAAGGGTCTTAGGTGGAATCCAATTGAGGATGAGAGGCAGGGATAATGGGGAGGGGTGTGAGAGACCAGAGTACTGGTTCATTCAGAATACTGCCTGCCATTTTCCTCTTTgttgtttcctccaaagaagccagCAAGGGGCTGGGAGTGTCTGTAATGACCAGATACCAGGAGTAGGGAGTTGGGAAGTGGAGAGAGGACTTGCCCATCAGGAGCAGCTTCTGGGTGTAGAGGACCCTAAATGTGGACCTGAAAGAAAAGGACCAGAAGCAAGATGAAGCTGGAGAGAGAAAACCAGAGGCAGACTGACAGACAGGACAGGGGAGGGACAAAAGGAGTCAGCACTGTCAGGTGGATGAAGTTCGTTCCTTGTCTCAGATGGACAGATTGAGGCAGGAAAGGGGACAGGCCAGAAGTTCCCTGAACCAGGGCCTAGCTTGAAGGTTTGACTCCTTGCTCTGCTGTTTCCTGGGTGTGCACTGCTGCACTGGTTGCTTTATCTCTGGGAACCTTTGCTTTCTTGTCTGCAAAGTGGGAATGGTACTCGCAAGCTTGAGGATTGACATGAGGGCTAAGTGAAATGGTATGTGGGAAGTGTCTCTTTAGTCTGTTAGTAAACAGCTCCGTTTCTCCCCAGGAGCTTCTGCCTTTCTCAAGGCAAGGGATTTCTTTCCACAGGAAGTTAGAACTCTGTCAGTCATTCTCATGGTCCTTTGCAGCTAATCCAGTTCTCCGCCTCTGTTTTGATTTCACTGAGCCTGGCTTCGCTCTCCCCAGAAAGTGGAGCATGGTGTGTGTCTGTGCGTGCGTccgtgcatgtgtgtctgtgttggtGAAGGGGCGTGGTTTTGATC from Castor canadensis chromosome 5, mCasCan1.hap1v2, whole genome shotgun sequence encodes the following:
- the LOC141423159 gene encoding WAP four-disulfide core domain protein 6A-like, which produces MPPLRILIPKMRLFGFLPFLVPFIFLGGVQEPGLVDGFFFKACPKVRIKCEVEERNQCMRHRHCPDSMKCCLFSCGKKCLDLRKDVCSMPKETGPCFAYLPRWWYDKETELCSRFIYGGCQGNPNNFPSEAICLVICKKRCKSHGSQTPPILTRPTLRDLGISAFQDIGSPGAEEPA